Below is a window of Pagrus major chromosome 21, Pma_NU_1.0 DNA.
GTCTGTGACTCAGAAAATTTGGGTACTCATCTGTCGTGATTCCGAGCCGATACATAAAATCACATGCACCATGAGATTGAATGGGTTTTGTGTCACATGGGTAAAGTAATGATTTTATTGCGTGCATTTTAAGCTCCCAGTGTGTTttaaatatgcaacatttctgaTTTTAGTGTGTagttttatctgtgtgtttttattgcatgtATTGTACACTGGGAGTGtgttatgcttttatttttgaaaatccCATACCCGTGTGACACCCCACGGCACAATCACCTGCACCTGGGAAAGTGAGATTGGCAGACTTTTAAAAGCATCCAGAGGAAGCAGGAGCGGGCAGACAGGACGCATAGAGCGGGTGAAGAAGCAGGAAGCGGAGCAGGAACAGAGGGAGATTTTAAACTATACAATCATTTTTAATACAcctttataaaaacaaacataccaTAGCCCCTCCATTTGCATTCCTTATTATCTATGCAGTCCCTCTCTCTTATGGACTTCAATAAAACATCAGTGTGCTTTGGCAAGATGATCACCAAATCAAACAATATTGAAGACACAGACTGCAACACACTCACGTACATGATTAACCAGGTGAATAATTGACTACAGATTTTACGTAATGATGTTGCTGTAACTTTATTTGTGATGTCCAGAGATAGCctgtcagaaacacacaaagtaaGCAGTGTTGTgcagttttaatatttgtgcGCAGATTCTTTGTAGTGAAATCTGACAAGTTCACTTCAAGATGGGGAATATGCAGTGTCCTGCTGAAGATGCAGCCCTCCTGGCTTCTGTTGCTCGAGACATCTGTCCTTTCCCGAACTACAACCCCAGTCCTCATTTCATCAACATGCTGTCCATCAACTCTTCACTTCACCTGAAGAACCACTACACGGCTGTGCAGTCCTCCCTGACTCCCAAGCAGCTGGAAGACTTCACTCAGGGCCTGAGGACCACTTTTGGCAGGGAGGGCAGGGTCACTCTTGGTGGGGTCGGGGTAGTGGCTCTGTCCCTGGCTGTGCTGTTTGACACCCTAGCCAGACAGGTCAGGGgagagtgtgtgtcagagtcaGAGCCCATTCCAGgtttatttgtcaaaaacctGAGAGGGTACTACCCACCGCATGTCTACACGGTCAGCAAGTACCTGAGGCTGGTACCACACATTGCAAACAACCCGACCAggatgaaagaggagacagagaggtaggtactgcagtgtgtgtgtttgtgtacgtgtGAGATATAAAATCAGTTTGCCACTATTGAATGTGTGTATTCTCTGTTAGCTTGTGTGACTTTATTGTCTGTTTATCTCACCAAGGTACCACAAGCAGTTCATAATTGATGAGCAATCTTTGGacaaaatggaagaaaacatCACGTTACTGATAAATGAAGACACCACAGCAGTCAACGAAATGCTCGGAGAGTTTATAGCTGTCATTCTGAGGCTTCACCTTCTCCGTATTACAAACTGTACAGCTGATGAGTTGGTTCCCGTGAAGGGAAGACCATATGGTGATATGATCTTAAATCTCAACTGTGACCCACAGATAGCTGACAAAGACTTTTTGGCCAAAGTGCAGAAATCTGACAACCGCACCCAAGAAGCTTTTGAAAATTGCAAGCCAAGAAGTGATAATCTAGGGAAGACATTGCTGCACCACATTGCCAAGCTGGAATTGACTGATGTTCTGACCCTTCCCTTAGTTGTAGCTGGAGTTGTTAGTGTTGATTCAATGATTGCTCAAAGAGAAGATTTTGACCTGAAGGCCAGTGCACTGGGAAAATGGGCAGAATAGTtccacatgaagaaaaaaagataaaaatatgcAAAGTCAACATCAGATATATAAAGTGGAAGATGAAACTAATAGAATACATACAGCTTGATCAGTTATTGACAGCATGTGTACAGACATAGACAATCAGGCATCATGTGACAAATGAGTCAGAATGTGAtcaatttcttattttttttaacctttgagaccattttgtgttttctttgtctccaGCTGCTACTTACtatttgggttttattttgtttcaatgGTTTGAAAATCAGGGAAATTACTATtgtaatgtgtgtatgtgatatACATAGTATATACATTGTATTACATTGTGTGCACAGTGGATTTTCAATGTGtcaatacatttacatttgaccCTATATTCTGTgttaaaaaattgaaaaaatgatAGATGCCATTAAAacatcttcttttaaaaaatccaaGTGAGTTTGTCATCCAGAGGAGAGTGTTGTAGCTAATATTATTTATAGTACAGATCAACATCGGTAAGTCCAGCTGgggtctgcagtgttttatttcaagAAACTGTCACCAATGACTGAAAGCCAGTTTGAGATGTACTCTTGTCTCTGGCTCTGTGACGGTctctttttatctttcttttcctccGTCAACGTCCTCTTCCGTCTCTAAACCTTTGTCATGATGTCCATAAAGGCTGCCGAGAGTGGTTCCGCTGCTTCAGTTCTGGTGCTTTTTCTtgctctgaaactgaaaacCTCCACCCAGGAGGAGTATATGGAAATAAGAATACAACCAAGAATGCTTCCTTGAGGAACACTATATTCAGTGTCAAATCTCTCAGACAGTTATATGTCAACCAAGTGATTAACTAGCAACCTGGTCTCCTGGGTATAAGGATAAGTGGATTTatagataatggatggatgtcTCAGACACATGAAAAATCTTTCTGACAAACATGAGCCAAGCCAAGCACTGTGCCAGAGAGACCCACCAATTTCTCAAGTTGTTTGATAAAAATGTAGCAATCAATTGTATCAAATGCAGCAGTCAAATCTAACAGAAGGACGACAGCCACAATGTTTGAAGTTGACAGCATTATGGAAGGCTGGCCACTGGTACATTCATTCATACATGAATACTCAAATCATTCTTCCAAATTGAAAAATCTTGCTGCAAAGCCATTTCATCACAGTTGAAAATATAAAGGTGTTATGTTTAAGCCAGATTGTTCAGCTATATCGTTTTGATTCTGGTCCTCTCTCTCATAGTGCCATAAAATCAGTGTGCTTTGGCACGATGACCACCAGATCAAACAGTAGTGCCAGACACAGACTGAAACAGTCACGTATGACAGGAAGCAGGTGAATAATTAACAAATATTTGATGTCATCATCCTGTTGTGACTTTATCTGTGATGTCCAGTGAAAGCCtgttagacacacacagagaggtgCTGTGTAGTTTAAACTTTTCTGCAGCAATCATTTATAGTCAAATCTCTGAGTAACAAATTGCCGTCACGATGGGAAACATATTGTGCCTTGAAATGGATGTAGCCGTGCTGGCTTCTGTTGCTCGAGACATCTGCCCTTTCCCAGACTACAACCCCAGTCCTCTTTTCATCAACATGCTGTCCATCAACTCTTCACTTCACCTGAAGAACCACTACACGGCCGTGCAGTCCTCCCTGACTCCCAAGCAGCTGGAAGACTTCACTCAGGGCCTGAGGACCACTTTTGGCAGGGAGGGCAGGGTCACTCTTGGTGGGGTCGGGGTAGTGGCTCTGTCCCTGGCTGTGCTGTTTGACACCCTAGCAAGACAGGTCAGGGgagagtgtgtgtcagagtcaGAGCCCATTCCAGGTTTATTTATCAAAGATCTGAGAGGGTACTATCCACCGCAGGTCTACACGGTCAGCAAGTACCTGAGGCTGGTACCACACATTGCAAACAACCCGACCAggatgaaagaggagacagagaggtagGTACtgcaatgtgtgtttgtgtactgtaaAATCAGTTTGCCACGATTGTGTGTATTCTATGTTAGCTTGTGTGACTTTATTGTCTGTTTATCTCACCAAGATACCAGAAGCAGTTACTAAGTGAAGACCAATCTTTGGAAGAATTGGGAGAAATCCACACATTACCATTAAAGGAAGACATCACATCAGTCAATTTTCGTCTGAGTCTCATATTTGCATCCAGTTTGCAGATTCACCACCTCCGTATAAACAACGGTTCGGCTGATAAGTTTGTCGTGCGTGATAGTCCATCAATAGATGATGTAATATTCCATTTCAACTGTGACCCAGAAGCAGCtcacaaagacattttgaatGTAGTGCAAAAGTCTGACAACCACACCCAAGACATTTTCAAAGAGTTATTTGTCTCAGAGGAACCAAAAACATGGATGAAAGTCATTGCCGGGATGGAACTGTTCAATTCCATATTACGCTTCCAACCATGTAAAATTGGTGATGTTAATTCAATGATTGCTCAAAGAGAAGATTTTGACCTGAAGGCCAATGCACTTGGAAAATGGGCAGAGTAGTTTGCTGACCCTTTGAGACCATCATTTTGTGTATCTTACACTGTCCAGTTTCatgaatttatattttgtgagTGACTAACAGTGTTGCAAATCAAGCTACAACCTAGAATCTGGATGTCATTGTTGGTTTTTAGTGGTTTGAAAATAAGGGGAATGACTAGTTTAGTCTAGTGATATGTGTAGGTATACACTGTATGCTCAGTAGGATTTTGACTGTGTCATTAAATGCACATTCTGTGCTGAGAAAGAGTAAAACAATTTAGAAATGTCATGAGCAACAAATAATGGGGTGTTAATTTTGGTTCTACTCTTGTTTCCAAAAACACTAGTTTGAACATTATctaattaaacatattttgttaaAGTGGATTTGAATGCAACCCATTTAACTTAAAGACATGAAACTGATCTTCTGTTAATGGCAGTGATGGTTTCTCAGTTGATCCACCACTTTGGTCAatactgaaatatctcaacaactatttgatggattgatatgaaattttgtacagatattcatggtctTCACAGGatgaataaaaagtgaaaaaaaagtgttgcagaCTTTTTATGTGGCTCAATATGCAATTTCTTGAATCAGTATTTCCCCATAGGATGAATTATAATATTGTTGGTGATGCCTTTACATTTCCtgtagcaccatcatcaggtcaaattaggttttttttctctcattactttggtttatgaacAAATGCCTGCAAAACTTCTATTAAAAAAGGCAGTGGAGGATCTGAAGGTTCTCATTGGAACACAAAATGACAGGCTGTCGCTGAAATATAAGGGTGCTAGATTATGTAAGGTTTTGTAGAGTAAGTAAAAGGACTTCAAAATCAATTCTAGAAATACGAGTAGCCAGTACTGTGAAGTCAGCAGAGGGGTAATGTGAtctcttccttttttgttttgcaatgGTCAAGATTCAGGCTGCAGAGTTCTGAGttgtttgtaattttctttgagacattttaatgaagacTAGTGAAAAgctttttgctcattttcttaggaaagacttttactcatccagatgttaaagcaacatttttggCAGGGAGGGCAGGGTCACTCTTGGTGGGGTCGGGGTAGTGGCTCTGTCCCTGGCTGTGCTGTTTGACACCCTAGCCAGACAGGTCAGGGGAGAGTGGGTGTCAGAGTCCATTCCAGGTTTATTTGTCAAAGACCTGAGAGGGTACTACCCAGGGGTTGACTGTATGTACTCTGTGTCACTTGTGAGATTTTATTGTTGGTTTATTTCATAAAGGTACTACATGCAGTTACTGATTGATCGCCAATCTTTGGATGAATTGGGAGAAAACCACACGTTACCGTTACGGGAAGACACCACAGCAGTCAAAGTGCTTCTGAGTGACATCTTTAGAGTAAGTCTACAGATTCACCAACTTCACATCAAAAATGGGGTTGCACTTTATTAAGCGTCTAACTAGCATATTTTGGATCTGATAtggcattgtgtgtgatttctaATTAGACTAAGATCTTGTTAAATGGTGTCTAACAGTGTATTAGGATCTCCGATTTGGtttgtaattacagtataatttgGTATAATAGTGTCTAAGTATAGTAGCCtatattttaagtaataagACTTTATATACAGTTTCTGATTACAGCATAATTTGGGTAGGCTACATGGTGTCTAATTACAGTATAACTTTtcttgtttactgtctaattAGGATTACATTATTTCTagttgtctaatttgatacaaagtacgaTTTGTTATGTCTTATTagtgtattgtttttgtctgatttgatacaaagtacggcctgttacgtcttattaatgtactgtaaaataaagtgcgaCCAAAAATGCCACAGACGATATGTGGATCAGGCCTGGTAAAGAATTACCAgatgatgttatttttaatttcaactGCAACCCAGAGATAGTTGGCAAAGACATCCGCACCCAAGaaactttgaaaaaacacttcataaatgtaCCAGTGCCATTGCTGCACGAGGTTGCCAAGTACAATATGTTAAATTCCATGTTCCACTTTGGCCCATGTCATGCTGGACAGGTTGATTCAAGGATTGCTCAAAGAGAAGATTTTGACCTGAAGGCCAATGCTCACGGAAAATGGGCAGAGTAGTTCATTGtccaattttctattttttctgtgttcagAATGTCATCAGTAACAAATAATTGAGGTCTTTATTTTGGTTCcacacaaaacattcactttAACAAGTTCAATGAAACATAATTTGGTCAAATTCATTTGAATGCAGCCCATGTGCTTAACTACAGAGGATTGATGTTCTGTTTTGGGAATGTTGGTCACTACTGTTCGCTACTTTGGTTTATATAGATGTATActttatactgtaaataaaaataatttcctctcctccatgCCCAGACAACCTGACTTAACTCCACTATCTACCCATTCCCATCTACAAAAccattctctcacacacacatgttaacGCATGCTTAAGCGTGcatgtatttaatttatattttaatgtgacTTGAAATGACGAGACACACTTTCTCTCTAGACTTTAACATCAATACATGCTTTATTGTTGAAGGAACAAATATCAGTTTCATCACAATGATATGACTGACAGCAAGAAATAGCACTGAGACATTCAATGCTCTCACTGTGCTCTTGCATTGTCTAAAGATATGTCATCATGGTCACAGTGTGCTATCAGCATTATGAAAGGCTGGCCACTGGAACCAAAAGATCAATATACTTTGGCAAGATGACCACCAGAAGCACGAGTGCAAGACGCAGACTGAGACACACTCACATATGAGAGAAAGTAGGTGAATAATCATTTACAAATTTGACGTCACGATACTGACTTTATTTGTAATGTTCAGGGACAtcctgtcagacacacacagagcgagCAGTGCTGTCTAGTTTCAACCTTTCTACAGAGGTCTTTAATCGTAAAATCTCTGGCTAAGCTTTTCGCGCCACGATGGGGTTTGTTCTTTGCCCTGTTGAGGACATGGCCCAACTGCCTTCTGTTGCTCGAGACATCTGTCCTTTCCCAAACTACAACCCCAGTCCTCATTTCGTCAACATGCTGTCCATCAACTCTTCACTTCACCTGAAGAACCACTACATGGCAGTGCAGTCCTCCCTCACTGCCAAGCAGCTGGAAGACTTCACTCAGGGCCTGAGGACCACTTTTGGCAGGGAGGGCAGGGTCACTCTTGGTGGGGTCGGGGTAGTGGCTCTGTCCCTGGCTGTGCTGTTTGACACCCTAGCCAGACAGGCCAGGGgagagtgtgtgtcagagtcaGAGCCCATTCCAGGTTTATTTATCAAAGACCTGAGAGGGTACTACCCACCACAGGTCTACACGGTCAGCAAGTACCTGAGGCTGGTACCACACATTGCAAACAACCCGACCAggatgaaagaggagacagagaggtaggtactgcagtgtgtgtatttgtgtacgTGTGAGATATAAAATCAGTTTGCCACTATTGAATGTGTGTATTCTCTGTCAgcttttttgattttattgtctGTATATCTCACCAAGGTACCACAAGAAGTTACTAAGTGAAGACCAATCTTTGGACAAATTGGGAGAAAACCACTTGTTACCGATAAAAGAAGACACCACAGCATTCAATTTGCTTCTGAGTCATGCGTTTGCAGCCAACTTGAAGATTCACCACCTCCGCATTAAAAATGCTACAGAGGGTGAATTGTTCACCCCTGATAGAAAAGCACCCGATGATGTTATCTTTAGTCTCAACTGTGACTCAGAGATAGCAGACAAAGACTTTCTGGCTGAAGTGCAAAAATCTGACAACCGCACCCAAGAAGCTTTTAAAAGACACATGTCAAATGTATCAAAGACAAGGCTACACAGGGTTTCCATGTTAGAATTTTTTAATGCCATGATCCACCTTGTCTGTCCATTTGGTAATGTTGATTCAATGACTGCTCACAGGGAAGATTTTGACCTGAAGGCCAATGCACTCCAAAAATGGGCAGAGTAGTTCACAGGAGAATTTTCCAAATAcagctgaaaagaaaaggacTCAGTGTTTATGTTCAAAAGAAGACAGCGTGAAAGTGTTTGTTGCACAATAGCTGAAATGGTGCGGAACAAATAAAATCATCTGATTTTTAAGACCATGTAGGTAATGTTCACTTTATGAAATGTAGTCCGTCTTAAAATCATATCTTGCCCGCTACACGCCCAGATTCAACCACAAATGGTCTATGTGAAGAACCTTGTGAATGTTAATGCATACAATTGAGCCTGTTGATCAATGATGTCTCACAGTGAATAATGTCAACATCTgagaaaaataatttttctGACTCAGAAATTGAGGTGCTTGTGAGCGAGGTGAAAGCTCATATTGTTAATTCTTGCATTCATGTAGTTTTCTCGCATGCCAGTAAATCCATCAGAGAAGTTTGATAAGTGAACACAAGACTGTTTTGATTATGAGGAAGTGGATATGTTTGGTATGAGGGATAATTATCATCAGACTTGGCTAATGTATTAAATGAATGGGAGAACATTTTTTCTGGTCTCCTCTCAAGACAGTTTCAAAACTTTGACGATGAATTTTATGAACAAATGTGCTGTCTGAAGAGGGAACAAGTGAACTACATTCATAGCGATGAATTTTTAATTAGAGTTTTAGTTAGAGAGGAAGTTCCAAAAAGCAATCGAGAACACTAAAGTTTGAAATGCATCTGACATAGTTGAGTTGTCCAATGAAGTATTATAATCTCCCAAATTGTTCGACTCATAGCATTGtgtacagaaaatatgttttgatcATAGTATTGTGCCTTCTATCTGGTTTAGATTTAATATAACACCTATTCTAAAATCCCCAAAAGGGGTATTAGTCTACTGAGTACTGTGTATAAATTGTATTCGTCAATTTTGAATAAGGGGTTAGTTAATGGACAGTTTTTAGAGCAGCAAAATGGGTTCCGGAAAGGAAGAGCCTGTATAGATCATACTTACACAATATCTACAGTGGTTAGAAACAGATTGAAATACAATAAATCTACATTTGCttgttttattgatatttaaaaagtgtttgattttgttgatcATAATCCTACAATTTAAGCTCTACCAAATTGGTGttaatggaaaattaaaaagCTGTTAACTCTTTATACACGGCACCTGcatgtgttaaaataaatgaatatctTACAGGATGGTTTTCCCCGCCCTCTGGTG
It encodes the following:
- the LOC141016302 gene encoding uncharacterized protein isoform X2, with translation MGNMQCPAEDAALLASVARDICPFPNYNPSPHFINMLSINSSLHLKNHYTAVQSSLTPKQLEDFTQGLRTTFGREGRVTLGGVGVVALSLAVLFDTLARQVRGECVSESEPIPGLFVKNLRGYYPPHVYTVSKYLRLVPHIANNPTRMKEETERYHKQFIIDEQSLDKMEENITLLINEDTTAVNEMLGEFIAVILRLHLLRITNCTADELVPVKGRPYGDMILNLNCDPQIADKDFLAKVQKSDNRTQEAFENCKPRSDNLGKTLLHHIAKLELTDVLTLPLVVAGVVSVDSMIAQREDFDLKASALGKWAE
- the LOC141016302 gene encoding uncharacterized protein isoform X3, whose amino-acid sequence is MGFVLCPVEDMAQLPSVARDICPFPNYNPSPHFVNMLSINSSLHLKNHYMAVQSSLTAKQLEDFTQGLRTTFGREGRVTLGGVGVVALSLAVLFDTLARQARGECVSESEPIPGLFIKDLRGYYPPQVYTVSKYLRLVPHIANNPTRMKEETERYHKKLLSEDQSLDKLGENHLLPIKEDTTAFNLLLSHAFAANLKIHHLRIKNATEGELFTPDRKAPDDVIFSLNCDSEIADKDFLAEVQKSDNRTQEAFKRHMSNVSKTRLHRVSMLEFFNAMIHLVCPFGNVDSMTAHREDFDLKANALQKWAE